From a region of the Flavobacterium sediminilitoris genome:
- the rpsG gene encoding 30S ribosomal protein S7, with the protein MRKRAAKKRPLLPDPKFNDQLVTRFVNNLMWDGKKSTAFKVFYDALDIVEAKKQDAEKTALEIWKDALTNVMPHVEVRSRRVGGATFQIPMQIRPDRKISYSMKWMILYARRRNEKSMANKLASEILAAAKEEGAAVKKRMDTHKMAEANKAFSHFRF; encoded by the coding sequence ATGAGAAAAAGAGCGGCCAAAAAAAGACCCCTTTTACCAGATCCAAAATTTAACGATCAGTTAGTAACGCGTTTTGTGAATAACTTAATGTGGGATGGTAAAAAATCAACAGCTTTTAAAGTTTTTTATGATGCATTAGATATCGTAGAGGCTAAAAAGCAAGATGCAGAAAAGACTGCGTTAGAAATTTGGAAAGATGCATTAACAAATGTTATGCCTCACGTAGAAGTGCGTTCACGTAGAGTGGGTGGAGCTACATTTCAAATTCCAATGCAAATTCGTCCAGATAGAAAAATTTCATATTCTATGAAATGGATGATTCTTTATGCGAGAAGAAGAAATGAAAAATCGATGGCTAATAAGTTGGCTTCTGAAATTTTAGCTGCGGCTAAAGAAGAAGGTGCTGCGGTTAAGAAAAGAATGGATACTCATAAAATGGCAGAAGCTAATAAAGCTTTCTCTCACTTTAGATTTTAA
- the rpsL gene encoding 30S ribosomal protein S12 — protein MPTIQQLVRTGRAKITKKSKSAALDSCPQRRGVCTRVYTTTPKKPNSAMRKVARVRLTNGNEVNAYIPGEGHNLQEHSIVLVRGGRVKDLPGVRYHIVRGALDTAGVAGRTQRRSKYGAKRPKPGQAAATTGKKK, from the coding sequence ATGCCAACAATTCAACAATTAGTAAGAACTGGAAGAGCCAAAATAACTAAGAAGAGTAAATCGGCTGCTTTAGATTCTTGTCCTCAAAGAAGAGGGGTTTGTACGCGTGTTTATACCACAACACCAAAAAAACCAAACTCGGCAATGCGTAAAGTTGCTCGTGTTCGTTTAACAAATGGTAATGAGGTAAATGCTTACATTCCTGGAGAAGGACACAATCTACAAGAGCACTCGATAGTATTAGTTAGAGGTGGAAGAGTAAAAGATTTACCAGGTGTGCGTTACCACATCGTTCGTGGAGCATTAGATACTGCAGGTGTTGCAGGTAGAACACAACGTAGATCTAAGTATGGAGCAAAACGTCCAAAACCAGGACAAGCTGCAGCAACAACTGGAAAGAAAAAGTAA
- a CDS encoding BamA/TamA family outer membrane protein — translation MKKLYILLFFINTHLSNGQNFNLKIEGSTKNETKTIDSINYLKKHKDISSIISTIKEFDSTLTKFGYFEYFLVKQTKINDSTFLFNYNIGEKTSFINIYIGENKTLLNLKKDTISIPIQETQSWIQHNLNTLEQKGFSLAKIQLTNQNIINNHLTSDLIIKLNSKRTFDELIILGYNNFPKNIKTNFNKKLKNKTFNQDLVSTIYKDLNQFNFVNQKKYPEILFTKDSTKIFTYLEKSKPNKFDGFVGFSNDKENNLTFNGYLDLSLHNILNSAEKFNLYWKNDGNNQTSFFLNTEIPYLFKTSFGIKANLKIFKQDSLFQNTQSKLDLGYYFTLNKKIHLGIQNTTSVDIQNINTNSLSNYKSKFYTLTFEYSKKNKENFFYPEKTFFSLNTGIGNRKTNIKKEKQFFIQLEASHIINLNQKNTIFIKNQSFYLDSSQFVINELYRFGGINSIRGFRENSLQANTFMSIISEYRYLLSPTIHIHSILDYGYIQDKTSKLENQLLGIGIGFEILTKNGLFHLIYSNGSTKNQAIKLSNSIIQISFKTNF, via the coding sequence ATGAAAAAACTTTATATTTTACTCTTTTTTATCAATACTCATTTATCTAATGGGCAAAATTTTAATTTAAAAATCGAAGGAAGTACAAAAAACGAGACAAAAACAATAGACAGCATAAATTACTTAAAAAAACACAAAGATATTTCTTCTATAATCAGCACAATTAAAGAATTCGACTCAACACTTACTAAATTTGGGTATTTTGAATACTTTTTAGTAAAGCAAACAAAAATAAATGACAGTACATTTTTATTCAATTACAATATTGGAGAAAAAACTTCTTTCATTAATATATATATAGGAGAAAACAAAACTTTACTTAATCTCAAAAAAGACACCATATCAATTCCTATTCAAGAGACTCAATCTTGGATACAACACAACCTAAACACACTAGAACAAAAAGGATTTTCCTTAGCCAAAATACAGTTAACAAACCAAAACATAATTAACAACCACCTAACCTCTGATTTAATAATAAAATTAAACTCTAAAAGAACATTTGACGAACTTATCATATTAGGATACAATAATTTCCCTAAAAATATCAAAACCAATTTTAATAAAAAATTAAAAAACAAAACTTTTAATCAAGATTTAGTATCTACCATCTATAAAGATTTAAACCAATTTAACTTTGTCAATCAAAAAAAATATCCTGAAATATTATTCACGAAAGACAGTACAAAAATTTTCACTTATTTAGAAAAATCAAAACCAAATAAATTTGATGGATTTGTTGGCTTCTCAAATGACAAAGAAAACAATCTAACTTTCAATGGCTACCTTGACCTCTCCTTACACAATATCTTGAATTCAGCAGAAAAATTCAACTTATATTGGAAAAATGACGGAAACAACCAAACATCCTTTTTTCTTAACACAGAAATACCTTATCTATTCAAAACATCTTTCGGAATAAAAGCAAATTTAAAAATATTTAAACAGGATAGTTTATTTCAAAATACACAATCAAAACTCGATTTGGGATACTATTTTACATTAAATAAAAAAATACACCTAGGCATCCAAAACACCACTTCGGTAGATATTCAAAACATAAATACTAATTCATTATCCAATTACAAAAGCAAATTCTACACATTAACCTTTGAATACTCAAAAAAAAATAAAGAAAACTTTTTTTACCCAGAAAAAACTTTTTTTTCACTCAATACTGGAATAGGAAATAGAAAAACAAACATTAAAAAAGAAAAACAATTTTTCATTCAACTAGAAGCAAGTCATATCATAAATTTAAATCAAAAAAACACAATTTTTATAAAAAACCAATCTTTTTATCTTGACAGTAGTCAATTTGTAATAAATGAATTATATCGTTTTGGAGGGATTAATTCAATCAGAGGATTCAGAGAAAATTCATTACAAGCAAATACATTCATGAGTATAATTTCCGAATACCGATACTTACTTTCACCTACAATACACATACATTCAATCTTAGACTACGGATATATTCAAGATAAAACATCAAAACTAGAAAATCAATTACTAGGAATAGGAATAGGCTTTGAAATATTAACAAAAAATGGATTATTCCATTTAATTTATTCAAATGGGTCAACAAAAAACCAAGCTATCAAACTTTCAAATTCAATTATTCAAATTAGTTTTAAAACAAACTTTTAA